From a region of the Corvus cornix cornix isolate S_Up_H32 chromosome 2, ASM73873v5, whole genome shotgun sequence genome:
- the LOC120411721 gene encoding uncharacterized protein LOC120411721, which translates to MSIKDLHSLRKDYTRRSDESIISWMVRIWDAARDDVMLDGAEARHLGSLSQDPVIDQEMKREANSTSLWRRVLTGVMERYMCGDDLYMQQTPWKTIEQGIQRLRELGVVEVVFNNDPGLRSPDRARVIPYMWRKLIHLGPPEYASALAIMKPDYGANETVWDMAVKLRAYADSVHGPTHARIAAVETHMQKMEDEMKKSLQEIKECLLRGRSPERRYIPRSGAVEFPV; encoded by the coding sequence ATGTCCATAAAGGACCTTCACAGCCTAAGAAAGGATTACACCCGACGGTCCGATGAATCCATAATAAGTTGGATGGTCCGTATTTGGGATGCGGCACGTGATGATGTGATGCTGGATGGTGCTGAAGCGAGGCATTTGGGATCCCTGTCACAAGATCCAGTGATCGACCAAGAGATGAAAAGGGAGGCTAACTCTACCAGTCTCTGGAGACGAGTTTTGACAGGCGTGATGGAAAGATATATGTGTGGAGATGATCTCTACATGCAGCAAACCCCGTGGAAGACCATAGAACAAGGGATCCAACGCCTGAGAGAACTAGGGGTGGTAGAGGTTGTCTTCAACAATGACCCAGGATTGAGGAGTCCAGACCGGGCCAGAGTTATTCCATACATGTGGCGAAAACTCATACATCTTGGGCCACCAGAATACGCTTCTGCTTTAGCAATAATGAAACCGGACTACGGTGCGAATGAGACCGTGTGGGATATGGCAGTGAAGCTCAGAGCATATGCAGACTCTGTGCATGGCCCAACACATGCAAGAATCGCAGCTGTGGAAACACATatgcagaaaatggaagatgaaatgaaaaagagtcTCCAGGAGATTAAAGAGTGCCTTCTCCGCGGACGTTCCCCAGAGAGAAGGTACATCCCACGAAGTGGAGctgtggaatttcctgtgtga